One part of the Thermodesulfovibrio sp. 3462-1 genome encodes these proteins:
- a CDS encoding CdaR family protein — translation MGRILKKLLAENLTFKLISIALAIFLWFFVTFRGQTETSIEVPIEFKNTPSQMEILKQNVKKVTITISTRERILRELTQNNIRVVIDLTNVKLGENSIPITKSSVKLPRGVEILKIEPSQVKIYMDEKSQKTVPVRVVLTGNPAKEFTVVSVTAEPSTIKIEGAKKELSKIHSIKTEPVDIEGIAEDLKIQAKIDPEGKIFRTDQDTVYINVKLGRKR, via the coding sequence ATGGGCAGAATTTTAAAAAAACTTTTAGCGGAAAATCTTACATTTAAACTAATATCTATTGCTTTAGCAATATTTCTATGGTTTTTCGTCACATTTAGAGGGCAAACAGAGACATCTATTGAAGTACCTATTGAGTTTAAAAATACTCCATCACAAATGGAGATTTTAAAACAGAATGTAAAAAAGGTAACAATAACAATCTCTACGAGAGAAAGAATTCTACGAGAATTAACGCAAAATAATATCAGAGTAGTAATTGATCTCACCAATGTTAAACTCGGTGAAAATTCAATCCCTATAACAAAGTCTTCAGTAAAACTGCCAAGAGGAGTTGAAATTCTGAAGATTGAGCCTTCACAGGTAAAAATATATATGGATGAAAAATCGCAGAAAACAGTTCCTGTAAGAGTGGTTCTAACAGGGAATCCAGCAAAAGAATTTACTGTTGTATCAGTAACTGCTGAGCCTTCTACGATAAAAATAGAAGGAGCAAAAAAAGAACTTAGCAAAATCCATTCAATTAAAACTGAGCCAGTGGACATAGAAGGTATCGCTGAAGACCTGAAAATTCAGGCAAAAATAGATCCCGAAGGAAAAATCTTCAGAACAGACCAGGATACAGTTTATATAAATGTCAAATTGGGGAGGAAGAGATGA
- the glmM gene encoding phosphoglucosamine mutase, whose translation MKLFGTDGIRGTINQYPMIPELCMKVGMSLCFILKQRISHKPKILIGKDTRISGYMIESALTAGITSMGGDVYLVGPIPTPAIAFLVKSMRQDAGMVISASHNPFPDNGIKIFSNDGFKVSEDIENTIEKFLNEPDFPQSRPQAKALGKAFRIEDAVGRYIEFVKSTLPKNFTFEGLKVVIDPANGAAYKITPTLFRELGAEVITINDKPDGLNINRECGALYPQELIKKVIETQANLGIAHDGDADRTILIDEKGNIIDGDIILSIWATELKKQKKLKKNTVVATVMTNSGVENYLKTQGIKLIRTQVGDRYVVEEMLKGGYNLGGEQSGHIVCLDYSCTGDGAITAVQVAYIMMKNGKFLSELTKEISRYPQLLKNIRIPERISKKEAIKKLEDLNFKISKLQQEIKGRILIRPSGTEPKIRIMVEEEDPGRANKILEELEELVKQKLY comes from the coding sequence ATGAAACTTTTTGGCACAGATGGAATTAGAGGAACAATAAATCAGTATCCAATGATACCTGAATTATGCATGAAAGTAGGGATGTCTCTATGTTTTATTTTAAAACAAAGGATTTCTCATAAACCAAAAATCCTTATTGGAAAGGACACAAGAATCTCAGGCTATATGATTGAATCAGCTTTAACAGCAGGAATAACTTCAATGGGAGGAGATGTTTATCTTGTTGGGCCAATTCCCACTCCAGCGATTGCTTTCCTTGTAAAAAGCATGCGTCAAGATGCTGGCATGGTAATTTCAGCCTCTCACAATCCATTTCCTGATAATGGAATAAAGATATTTTCAAATGATGGCTTTAAGGTGTCTGAGGATATTGAGAACACTATTGAAAAATTTTTAAATGAACCTGATTTTCCTCAAAGCAGGCCTCAAGCAAAGGCTCTTGGAAAAGCTTTTAGAATTGAAGATGCAGTAGGAAGATACATAGAGTTTGTTAAATCAACTCTACCAAAAAATTTTACCTTTGAAGGACTTAAAGTAGTAATTGATCCTGCCAATGGAGCTGCCTACAAGATCACTCCAACACTTTTCCGTGAACTTGGAGCAGAAGTGATAACAATCAATGATAAACCTGATGGACTGAATATAAACAGAGAATGCGGAGCATTGTATCCTCAGGAATTAATAAAAAAAGTCATAGAAACTCAGGCAAATCTTGGAATTGCTCATGATGGAGATGCAGACAGAACAATTCTTATTGATGAAAAGGGAAACATTATTGATGGAGATATTATTCTCAGTATATGGGCAACAGAGTTAAAAAAGCAAAAAAAGCTTAAGAAAAACACTGTTGTTGCAACAGTAATGACAAACAGCGGAGTTGAAAACTATCTAAAAACACAGGGAATAAAACTTATAAGAACACAGGTAGGTGACAGATATGTTGTGGAAGAAATGCTTAAAGGTGGATATAATCTCGGTGGAGAACAGTCAGGACACATCGTATGTCTTGATTATTCATGCACAGGAGATGGAGCAATAACAGCGGTTCAGGTGGCTTATATTATGATGAAAAATGGTAAATTTCTCAGTGAATTAACAAAGGAAATATCAAGGTATCCACAACTTTTAAAGAACATTAGAATTCCTGAGAGAATTTCAAAAAAGGAGGCTATAAAAAAACTTGAAGATTTAAATTTCAAAATCTCAAAGCTTCAACAGGAAATAAAAGGAAGAATACTTATAAGACCATCAGGAACAGAACCAAAAATAAGAATTATGGTGGAAGAAGAAGATCCAGGAAGGGCCAATAAGATTTTAGAGGAACTGGAAGAGTTAGTAAAACAAAAACTCTACTAA